From Canis lupus baileyi chromosome 16, mCanLup2.hap1, whole genome shotgun sequence, a single genomic window includes:
- the LOC140607528 gene encoding uncharacterized protein, protein MTNSCCSSCCQPTCCRTTCCRTTCCRTTCCKPTCCVSSCCQPSCSGSSGCGSSCCQPCCSRPTCCQTTCCRTTCCKPTCCVSSCCQPSCCVSSCCQPCCYRPTCCQTTCCRTTCCKPTCCVSSCCQPSYCGSSGCGSSCCQPCCRPTCCQTTCCRTTCCKPTCCVSSCCQPSYCGSSGCGSSCCQPCCCRPTCCQTTCCRTTCCKPTCCVSSCCQPCCRPSCCCTPCSQPACCTPVFCRRTCYQPTCCCLPGCLAQGCGSSCC, encoded by the coding sequence ATGACCAACTCGTGTTGCTCCTCTTGCTGCCAGCCTACGTGCTGCAGGACCACCTGCTGCAGGACCACCTGCTGCAGGACCACCTGCTGCAAGCCCAcatgctgtgtgtccagctgctgccagcccagcTGCTCTGGGTCCAGTGGCTGcgggtccagctgctgccagccttgctgctCTCGCCCAACGTGCTGTCAAACCACCTGCTGCAGGACCACCTGCTGCAAGCCCACATGCTGTGTGTCCAGTTGCTGCCAGCCCAGctgctgtgtgtccagctgctgccagccttgctgctACCGCCCAACTTGCTGTCAAACCACCTGCTGTAGGACCACCTGCTGCAAGCCCAcatgctgtgtgtccagctgctgccagcccagcTACTGTGGGTCCAGTGGCTGcgggtccagctgctgccagccttgctgcCGCCCAACGTGCTGTCAAACCACCTGCTGCAGGACCACCTGCTGCAAGCCCAcatgctgtgtgtccagctgctgccagcccagcTACTGTGGGTCCAGTGGCTGcgggtccagctgctgccagccttgctgctgcCGCCCAACGTGCTGTCAAACCACCTGCTGTAGGACCACCTGCTGCAAGCCCAcatgctgtgtgtccagctgctgccagccttgctgcCGCCCCAGTTGCTGCTGCACACCCTGCTCCCAGCCAGCTTGCTGCACCCCCGTTTTCTGCAGGAGAACCTGCTACCAGCCCACCTGTTGCTGCCTGCCTGGGTGCCTAGCCCAAGGCTGTGGATCCAGCTGCTGTTAG